Proteins from one Muntiacus reevesi chromosome X, mMunRee1.1, whole genome shotgun sequence genomic window:
- the IDH3G gene encoding isocitrate dehydrogenase [NAD] subunit gamma, mitochondrial isoform X2, giving the protein MALKVATAAVGAAKAALRPALLWRPWEVLGAHEAPRRSFSPPSAKYGGRHTVTMIPGDGIGPELMLHVKSVFRHACVPVDFEEVHVSSTADEEDIRNAIMAIRRNRVALKGNIETNHNLPPSHKSRNNILRTSLDLYANVIHCKSLPGVVTRHRDIDILIVRENTEGEYSSLEHESVAGVVESLKIITKAKSLRIAEYAFQLAQESGRKKVTAVHKANIMKLGDGLFLQCCKEVAARYPEITFENMIVDNTTMQLVSRPQQFDVMVMPNLYGNIVNNVCAGLVGGPGLVAGANYGHVYAVFETATRNTGKSIANKNIANPTATLLASCMMLDHLKLHSYATSIRKAVLASMDNENMHTPDIGGQGTTSEAIQDIIRHIRVINGRAVEA; this is encoded by the exons ATGGCGCTGAAGGTGGCGACGGCCGCGGTCGGCGCTGCGAAGGCAGCGCTCAGGCCGGCCCTCCTCTGGCGTCcttgggag GTTCTAGGTGCCCACGAGGCCCCCCGGAGGAGCTTCTCA CCCCCGTCGGCAAAGTATGGTGGGCGGCACACGGTGACCATGATCCCGGGAGATGGCATTGGGCCAGAGCTCATGCTGCACGTCAAGTCGGTGTTCAG gcatgcatgtgtgcctgtggACTTCGAAGAGGTGCACGTGAGCTCCACCGCCGACGAGGAGGACATCCGCAATGCCATCATGGCCATCCGTCGGAACCGCGTGGCCCTGAAGG GCAACATTGAAACAAACCACAACCTGCCCCCATCCCACAAATCGCGAAACAACATCCTTCG CACCAGCCTGGACCTCTATGCCAACGTCATCCACTGTAAGAGCCTACCAGGTGTGGTGACCCGGCATCGGGACATTGACATCCTCATCGTCCGGGAGAACACAGAGGGCGAGTACAGCAGCCTGGAACATGAG AGTGTGGCAGGCGTGGTTGAGAGCCTGAAGATCATCACCAAGGCCAAGTCCCTGCGCATTGCTGAGTACGCCTTCCAACTGGCCCAGGAGAGCGGGCGCAAGAAAGTGACAGCCGTGCACAAGGCCAACATCAT GAAACTGGGCGATGGGCTCTTCCTCCAGTGCTGCAAGGAAGTGGCAGCCCGCTACCCTGAGATCACCTTTGAGAATATGATCGTGGACAACACCACCATGCAG CTGGTGTCCCGGCCCCAGCAGTTTGATGTCATGGTGATGCCCAATCTCTATGGCAACATCGTCAACAACGTCTGTGCCGGGCTAGTTGGGGGCCCTGGCCTTGTGGCTGGGGCCAACTATGGCCATGTGTATGCCGTGTTTGAGACG GCTACAAGGAACACAGGGAAGAGTATTGCCAATAAGAACATTGCCAACCCCACAGCTACGCTGCTGGCGAGTTGCATGATGCTCGACCACCTCAA GCTTCACTCCTATGCCACCTCCATCCGCAAGGCCGTCCTGGCATCCATGGACAATGAAAAt
- the PDZD4 gene encoding PDZ domain-containing protein 4 isoform X2: MGCNMCVVQKPEEQYKVMLQVNGKELSKLSQEQTLEALRASKEPLVIQVLRRSPRLRGDGSCHDLQLVDSGTQTDITFEHIMALGKLRPPTPPMVILEPPPISHEYYDPAEFMEGGPQEADRMDELEYEEVELYKSNHRDKLGLMVCYRTDEEEDLGIYVGEVNPNSIAAKDGRIREGDRIIQINGMDVQNREEAVAILSQEENTNISLLVARPESQLAKRWKDSDRDDFLDDFGSENEGDLQARKLKSPPAQQLGHEEEKGAPEAGPGLHNSQELDSGVGRTDESTRNEESSEHDLLGDEPLSTANTPGPLRKFGLQGDALQSRDFHFSMDSLLAEGAGLGSSDVPGLTDEEYERYRELLEIKCHLENGNPLGLPFPQAAAGHGALDVNRNESAGHELAVLEEELRHLEFKCRNILRAQKMQQLRERCMKAWLLEEESLYDLAAGEPKKHELSDISELPEKSDKDSTSAYNTGESCRSTPLLAEPLPESPLRRAAAAVGNSNLNRTPSGAPGAAHPKAAAPPLPGSPTKFRSLSRDPDVGRRQHSAEERVRHGPKMGVALERVGPEGSPYLSRRHRSPGQEGKHYHSCLQLAAPRGLEDLGPGPLSVAAGPRVGGGAAAVAPEAPRTEWKVKVRSDGTRYVAKRPVRDRLLKARALKIREERSGMTTDDDAVSEMKMGRYWSKEERKQHLIRAREQRKRREFMMQSRLECLREQQNGDSKAELNIIALSHRKTMKKRNKKILDNWITIQEMLAHGTRSADGKRVYNPLLSVTTV, translated from the exons ATGGGATGTAATATGTGCGTGGTCCAGAAGCCGGAGGAGCAGTACAAAGTGATGCTGCAG GTGAACGGGAAGGAGCTCTCCAAGCTGTCTCAGGAGCAGACCCTGGAGGCCCTGCGCGCCTCCAAGGAGCCCCTGGTGATCCAGGTGCTGAGACGCAGTCCCCGCCTCCGGGGGGATGGCTCCTGCCACGACCTGCAACTGGTGGACAGTGGCACTCAAACGGACATCACCTTCGAGCATATCATGGCGCTGGGCAAGCTGCGCCCACCCACCCCGCCCATGGTCATCCTGGAGCC CCCCCCCATCAGTCATGAGTATTATGACCCGGCGGAGTTCATGGAGGGCGGCCCGCAGGAGGCAGACCGGATGGACGAGCTGGAGTACGAG GAGGTGGAGCTGTATAAAAGCAACCACCGGGACAAGCTGGGCCTGATGGTCTGCTACCGCACAGATGAGGAGGAGGACCTGGGCATCTACGTGGGAGAG GTGAATCCCAACAgcattgcagccaaagatggccGGATCCGCGAGGGAGACCGTATCATCCAG ATAAATGGCATGGATGTCCAGAACCGGGAGGAAGCGGTGGccatcctgagtcaggaagaaaacACCAACATCTCCCTACTGGTGGCCCGGCCCGAGAGCCAG CTGGCAAAGCGCTGGAAGGACAGTGACCGGGACGACTTCCTGGATGACTTTGGCTCTGAGAATGAGGGCGACCTGCAGGCGAGGAAGCTGAAATCCCCCCCGGCCCAGCAG CTTGGACATGAAGAGGAAAAAGGGGCCCCCGAGGCGGGCCCAGGCCTGCACAACAGCCAGGAGCTGGACAGTGGGGTGGGCCGGACAGACGAGAGCACCCGCAACGAGGAGAGCTCCGAGCACGACCTGCTGGGGGACGAGCCCCTGAGCACTGCCAACACGCCTGGGCCCTTGCGCAAGTTCGGCCTGCAAGGGGACGCCCTGCAGAGCCGTGACTTCCACTTCAGCATGGACTCCCTGCTGGCCGAGGGCGCGGGGCTGGGCAGCAGTGACGTGCCAGGCCTCACAGACGAGGAGTATGAGCGCTACCGCGAACTGCTGGAGATCAAGTGTCACCTGGAGAATGGCAATCCGCTGGGCCTGCCCTTCCCCCAGGCCGCGGCTGGCCACGGCGCCCTGGACGTCAACCGCAATGAAAGCGCGGGCCACGAGCTGGCTGTGCTGGAGGAGGAGCTGCGGCACCTGGAGTTCAAGTGCCGCAACATCCTGCGGGCTCAGAAGATGCAGCAGCTGCGGGAGCGCTGCATGAAGGCCTGGCTGCTGGAGGAGGAGAGCCTGTACGACCTGGCGGCTGGTGAGCCCAAGAAGCACGAGCTGTCTGACATCTCTGAGCTGCCTGAGAAGTCGGACAAGGACAGCACCAGCGCCTACAACACGGGCGAGAGCTGCCGCAGCACCCCACTGCTGGCCGAGCCCCTGCCCGAGAGCCCCCTGCGGCGGGCGGCCGCAGCGGTGGGCAACTCCAACCTCAACCGGACCCCCTCGGGAGCCCCTGGCGCCGCCCACCCCAAGGCTGCTGCCCCTCCTCTCCCGGGGAGCCCCACCAAGTTCCGATCCCTCTCCCGGGATCCCGACGTGGGCCGGAGACAGCACTCGGCCGAGGAGCGGGTCCGCCACGGCCCCAAAATGGGGGTGGCCCTGGAGCGCGTGGGCCCTGAAGGCAGCCCCTACCTGTCACGGCGCCACCGCAGCCCGGGTCAGGAGGGCAAGCACTACCACAGCTGCCTGCAGCTGGCAGCCCCACGCGGCCTCGAAGACCTGGGCCCCGGCCCCTTGAGTGTGGCTGCTGGCCCCCGGGTGGGAGGGGGGGCCGCGGCTGTGGCCCCTGAAGCGCCCCGCACGGAGTGGAAGGTCAAGGTGCGCAGCGATGGGACCCGCTACGTGGCCAAGCGACCCGTGCGTGACCGCCTCCTGAAAGCCCGGGCCCTGAAGATCCGTGAGGAGCGCAGTGGCATGACCACAGATGACGATGCAGTGAGCGAGATGAAGATGGGCCGCTACTGGAGCAAGGAAGAGCGGAAGCAGCACCTGATCCGGGCCCGGGAGCAGCGGAAGCGGCGCGAGTTCATGATGCAGAGCCGGCTGGAGTGCCTGCGGGAGCAGCAGAATGGAGACAGCAAGGCTGAGCTTAACATCATCGCCCTGAGCCACCGCAAGACCATGAAGAAGCGAAACAAGAAGATCCTGGACAACTGGATCACCATCCAGGAGATGCTGGCCCATGGTACGCGTTCGGCCGATGGCAAGCGGGTCTACAACCCTTTGCTGTCGGTCACCACCGTGTGA
- the SSR4 gene encoding translocon-associated protein subunit delta isoform X1: protein MAALASLGALALLLLSGLSCCSAEACVEPQITPSYYTTSDAVISTETVFIVEISLTCKNRVQNMALYADVSGKQFPVTRGQDVGRYQVSWSLDHKSAHAGTYEVRFFDEESYSLLRKAQRNNEDVSVIPPLFTVSVDHRGTWNGPWVSTEVLAAAIGLVIYYLAFSAKSHIQA from the exons ATGGCGGCGCTGGCATCTCTCGGCGCTCTGGCGCTACTGCTGCTGTCCGGCCTCTCCTGCTGCTCAG CAGAGGCCTGTGTGGAGCCCCAGATCACCCCTTCCTACTATACCACCTCAGATGCTGTAATTTCTACTGAGACTGTCTTCATCGTGGAGATCTCCTTGACTTGCAAGAACAGGGTCCAG AACATGGCTCTCTATGCTGATGTCAGTGGAAAACAATTTCCTGTCACCCGGGGCCAGGACGTGGGACGTTACCAG GTTTCCTGGAGCCTAGATCACAAGAGCGCCCATGCGGGCACCTATGAGGTCCGGTTCTTTGATGAGGAGTCCTACAGCCTCCTGAGGAAG GCTCAGAGAAACAACGAGGACGTTTCTGTCATCCCACCCCTATTCACGGTCAGCGTTGACCATCGG GGTACCTGGAACGGGCCCTGGGTCTCCACCGAAGTCCTGGCCGCAGCTATCGGCTTAGTGATCTACTACCTGGCCTTTAGCGCCAAGAGCCACATCCAGGCCTGA
- the SSR4 gene encoding translocon-associated protein subunit delta isoform X3, producing the protein MAALASLGALALLLLSGLSCCSAEACVEPQITPSYYTTSDAVISTETVFIVEISLTCKNRVQNMALYADVSGKQFPVTRGQDVGRYQVSWSLDHKSAHAGTYEVRFFDEESYSLLRKGTWNGPWVSTEVLAAAIGLVIYYLAFSAKSHIQA; encoded by the exons ATGGCGGCGCTGGCATCTCTCGGCGCTCTGGCGCTACTGCTGCTGTCCGGCCTCTCCTGCTGCTCAG CAGAGGCCTGTGTGGAGCCCCAGATCACCCCTTCCTACTATACCACCTCAGATGCTGTAATTTCTACTGAGACTGTCTTCATCGTGGAGATCTCCTTGACTTGCAAGAACAGGGTCCAG AACATGGCTCTCTATGCTGATGTCAGTGGAAAACAATTTCCTGTCACCCGGGGCCAGGACGTGGGACGTTACCAG GTTTCCTGGAGCCTAGATCACAAGAGCGCCCATGCGGGCACCTATGAGGTCCGGTTCTTTGATGAGGAGTCCTACAGCCTCCTGAGGAAG GGTACCTGGAACGGGCCCTGGGTCTCCACCGAAGTCCTGGCCGCAGCTATCGGCTTAGTGATCTACTACCTGGCCTTTAGCGCCAAGAGCCACATCCAGGCCTGA
- the IDH3G gene encoding isocitrate dehydrogenase [NAD] subunit gamma, mitochondrial isoform X1 — MALKVATAAVGAAKAALRPALLWRPWEVLGAHEAPRRSFSQQTIPPSAKYGGRHTVTMIPGDGIGPELMLHVKSVFRHACVPVDFEEVHVSSTADEEDIRNAIMAIRRNRVALKGNIETNHNLPPSHKSRNNILRTSLDLYANVIHCKSLPGVVTRHRDIDILIVRENTEGEYSSLEHESVAGVVESLKIITKAKSLRIAEYAFQLAQESGRKKVTAVHKANIMKLGDGLFLQCCKEVAARYPEITFENMIVDNTTMQLVSRPQQFDVMVMPNLYGNIVNNVCAGLVGGPGLVAGANYGHVYAVFETATRNTGKSIANKNIANPTATLLASCMMLDHLKLHSYATSIRKAVLASMDNENMHTPDIGGQGTTSEAIQDIIRHIRVINGRAVEA; from the exons ATGGCGCTGAAGGTGGCGACGGCCGCGGTCGGCGCTGCGAAGGCAGCGCTCAGGCCGGCCCTCCTCTGGCGTCcttgggag GTTCTAGGTGCCCACGAGGCCCCCCGGAGGAGCTTCTCA CAACAAACAATT CCCCCGTCGGCAAAGTATGGTGGGCGGCACACGGTGACCATGATCCCGGGAGATGGCATTGGGCCAGAGCTCATGCTGCACGTCAAGTCGGTGTTCAG gcatgcatgtgtgcctgtggACTTCGAAGAGGTGCACGTGAGCTCCACCGCCGACGAGGAGGACATCCGCAATGCCATCATGGCCATCCGTCGGAACCGCGTGGCCCTGAAGG GCAACATTGAAACAAACCACAACCTGCCCCCATCCCACAAATCGCGAAACAACATCCTTCG CACCAGCCTGGACCTCTATGCCAACGTCATCCACTGTAAGAGCCTACCAGGTGTGGTGACCCGGCATCGGGACATTGACATCCTCATCGTCCGGGAGAACACAGAGGGCGAGTACAGCAGCCTGGAACATGAG AGTGTGGCAGGCGTGGTTGAGAGCCTGAAGATCATCACCAAGGCCAAGTCCCTGCGCATTGCTGAGTACGCCTTCCAACTGGCCCAGGAGAGCGGGCGCAAGAAAGTGACAGCCGTGCACAAGGCCAACATCAT GAAACTGGGCGATGGGCTCTTCCTCCAGTGCTGCAAGGAAGTGGCAGCCCGCTACCCTGAGATCACCTTTGAGAATATGATCGTGGACAACACCACCATGCAG CTGGTGTCCCGGCCCCAGCAGTTTGATGTCATGGTGATGCCCAATCTCTATGGCAACATCGTCAACAACGTCTGTGCCGGGCTAGTTGGGGGCCCTGGCCTTGTGGCTGGGGCCAACTATGGCCATGTGTATGCCGTGTTTGAGACG GCTACAAGGAACACAGGGAAGAGTATTGCCAATAAGAACATTGCCAACCCCACAGCTACGCTGCTGGCGAGTTGCATGATGCTCGACCACCTCAA GCTTCACTCCTATGCCACCTCCATCCGCAAGGCCGTCCTGGCATCCATGGACAATGAAAAt
- the PDZD4 gene encoding PDZ domain-containing protein 4 isoform X3: protein MGCNMCVVQKPEEQYKVMLQEVELYKSNHRDKLGLMVCYRTDEEEDLGIYVGEVNPNSIAAKDGRIREGDRIIQINGMDVQNREEAVAILSQEENTNISLLVARPESQLAKRWKDSDRDDFLDDFGSENEGDLQARKLKSPPAQQLGHEEEKGAPEAGPGLHNSQELDSGVGRTDESTRNEESSEHDLLGDEPLSTANTPGPLRKFGLQGDALQSRDFHFSMDSLLAEGAGLGSSDVPGLTDEEYERYRELLEIKCHLENGNPLGLPFPQAAAGHGALDVNRNESAGHELAVLEEELRHLEFKCRNILRAQKMQQLRERCMKAWLLEEESLYDLAAGEPKKHELSDISELPEKSDKDSTSAYNTGESCRSTPLLAEPLPESPLRRAAAAVGNSNLNRTPSGAPGAAHPKAAAPPLPGSPTKFRSLSRDPDVGRRQHSAEERVRHGPKMGVALERVGPEGSPYLSRRHRSPGQEGKHYHSCLQLAAPRGLEDLGPGPLSVAAGPRVGGGAAAVAPEAPRTEWKVKVRSDGTRYVAKRPVRDRLLKARALKIREERSGMTTDDDAVSEMKMGRYWSKEERKQHLIRAREQRKRREFMMQSRLECLREQQNGDSKAELNIIALSHRKTMKKRNKKILDNWITIQEMLAHGTRSADGKRVYNPLLSVTTV from the exons ATGGGATGTAATATGTGCGTGGTCCAGAAGCCGGAGGAGCAGTACAAAGTGATGCTGCAG GAGGTGGAGCTGTATAAAAGCAACCACCGGGACAAGCTGGGCCTGATGGTCTGCTACCGCACAGATGAGGAGGAGGACCTGGGCATCTACGTGGGAGAG GTGAATCCCAACAgcattgcagccaaagatggccGGATCCGCGAGGGAGACCGTATCATCCAG ATAAATGGCATGGATGTCCAGAACCGGGAGGAAGCGGTGGccatcctgagtcaggaagaaaacACCAACATCTCCCTACTGGTGGCCCGGCCCGAGAGCCAG CTGGCAAAGCGCTGGAAGGACAGTGACCGGGACGACTTCCTGGATGACTTTGGCTCTGAGAATGAGGGCGACCTGCAGGCGAGGAAGCTGAAATCCCCCCCGGCCCAGCAG CTTGGACATGAAGAGGAAAAAGGGGCCCCCGAGGCGGGCCCAGGCCTGCACAACAGCCAGGAGCTGGACAGTGGGGTGGGCCGGACAGACGAGAGCACCCGCAACGAGGAGAGCTCCGAGCACGACCTGCTGGGGGACGAGCCCCTGAGCACTGCCAACACGCCTGGGCCCTTGCGCAAGTTCGGCCTGCAAGGGGACGCCCTGCAGAGCCGTGACTTCCACTTCAGCATGGACTCCCTGCTGGCCGAGGGCGCGGGGCTGGGCAGCAGTGACGTGCCAGGCCTCACAGACGAGGAGTATGAGCGCTACCGCGAACTGCTGGAGATCAAGTGTCACCTGGAGAATGGCAATCCGCTGGGCCTGCCCTTCCCCCAGGCCGCGGCTGGCCACGGCGCCCTGGACGTCAACCGCAATGAAAGCGCGGGCCACGAGCTGGCTGTGCTGGAGGAGGAGCTGCGGCACCTGGAGTTCAAGTGCCGCAACATCCTGCGGGCTCAGAAGATGCAGCAGCTGCGGGAGCGCTGCATGAAGGCCTGGCTGCTGGAGGAGGAGAGCCTGTACGACCTGGCGGCTGGTGAGCCCAAGAAGCACGAGCTGTCTGACATCTCTGAGCTGCCTGAGAAGTCGGACAAGGACAGCACCAGCGCCTACAACACGGGCGAGAGCTGCCGCAGCACCCCACTGCTGGCCGAGCCCCTGCCCGAGAGCCCCCTGCGGCGGGCGGCCGCAGCGGTGGGCAACTCCAACCTCAACCGGACCCCCTCGGGAGCCCCTGGCGCCGCCCACCCCAAGGCTGCTGCCCCTCCTCTCCCGGGGAGCCCCACCAAGTTCCGATCCCTCTCCCGGGATCCCGACGTGGGCCGGAGACAGCACTCGGCCGAGGAGCGGGTCCGCCACGGCCCCAAAATGGGGGTGGCCCTGGAGCGCGTGGGCCCTGAAGGCAGCCCCTACCTGTCACGGCGCCACCGCAGCCCGGGTCAGGAGGGCAAGCACTACCACAGCTGCCTGCAGCTGGCAGCCCCACGCGGCCTCGAAGACCTGGGCCCCGGCCCCTTGAGTGTGGCTGCTGGCCCCCGGGTGGGAGGGGGGGCCGCGGCTGTGGCCCCTGAAGCGCCCCGCACGGAGTGGAAGGTCAAGGTGCGCAGCGATGGGACCCGCTACGTGGCCAAGCGACCCGTGCGTGACCGCCTCCTGAAAGCCCGGGCCCTGAAGATCCGTGAGGAGCGCAGTGGCATGACCACAGATGACGATGCAGTGAGCGAGATGAAGATGGGCCGCTACTGGAGCAAGGAAGAGCGGAAGCAGCACCTGATCCGGGCCCGGGAGCAGCGGAAGCGGCGCGAGTTCATGATGCAGAGCCGGCTGGAGTGCCTGCGGGAGCAGCAGAATGGAGACAGCAAGGCTGAGCTTAACATCATCGCCCTGAGCCACCGCAAGACCATGAAGAAGCGAAACAAGAAGATCCTGGACAACTGGATCACCATCCAGGAGATGCTGGCCCATGGTACGCGTTCGGCCGATGGCAAGCGGGTCTACAACCCTTTGCTGTCGGTCACCACCGTGTGA
- the SSR4 gene encoding translocon-associated protein subunit delta isoform X2, with protein MAALASLGALALLLLSGLSCCSEACVEPQITPSYYTTSDAVISTETVFIVEISLTCKNRVQNMALYADVSGKQFPVTRGQDVGRYQVSWSLDHKSAHAGTYEVRFFDEESYSLLRKAQRNNEDVSVIPPLFTVSVDHRGTWNGPWVSTEVLAAAIGLVIYYLAFSAKSHIQA; from the exons ATGGCGGCGCTGGCATCTCTCGGCGCTCTGGCGCTACTGCTGCTGTCCGGCCTCTCCTGCTGCTCAG AGGCCTGTGTGGAGCCCCAGATCACCCCTTCCTACTATACCACCTCAGATGCTGTAATTTCTACTGAGACTGTCTTCATCGTGGAGATCTCCTTGACTTGCAAGAACAGGGTCCAG AACATGGCTCTCTATGCTGATGTCAGTGGAAAACAATTTCCTGTCACCCGGGGCCAGGACGTGGGACGTTACCAG GTTTCCTGGAGCCTAGATCACAAGAGCGCCCATGCGGGCACCTATGAGGTCCGGTTCTTTGATGAGGAGTCCTACAGCCTCCTGAGGAAG GCTCAGAGAAACAACGAGGACGTTTCTGTCATCCCACCCCTATTCACGGTCAGCGTTGACCATCGG GGTACCTGGAACGGGCCCTGGGTCTCCACCGAAGTCCTGGCCGCAGCTATCGGCTTAGTGATCTACTACCTGGCCTTTAGCGCCAAGAGCCACATCCAGGCCTGA
- the PDZD4 gene encoding PDZ domain-containing protein 4 isoform X1: MGCNMCVVQKPEEQYKVMLQVNGKELSKLSQEQTLEALRASKEPLVIQVLRRSPRLRGDGSCHDLQLVDSGTQTDITFEHIMALGKLRPPTPPMVILEPFVPSELPPISHEYYDPAEFMEGGPQEADRMDELEYEEVELYKSNHRDKLGLMVCYRTDEEEDLGIYVGEVNPNSIAAKDGRIREGDRIIQINGMDVQNREEAVAILSQEENTNISLLVARPESQLAKRWKDSDRDDFLDDFGSENEGDLQARKLKSPPAQQLGHEEEKGAPEAGPGLHNSQELDSGVGRTDESTRNEESSEHDLLGDEPLSTANTPGPLRKFGLQGDALQSRDFHFSMDSLLAEGAGLGSSDVPGLTDEEYERYRELLEIKCHLENGNPLGLPFPQAAAGHGALDVNRNESAGHELAVLEEELRHLEFKCRNILRAQKMQQLRERCMKAWLLEEESLYDLAAGEPKKHELSDISELPEKSDKDSTSAYNTGESCRSTPLLAEPLPESPLRRAAAAVGNSNLNRTPSGAPGAAHPKAAAPPLPGSPTKFRSLSRDPDVGRRQHSAEERVRHGPKMGVALERVGPEGSPYLSRRHRSPGQEGKHYHSCLQLAAPRGLEDLGPGPLSVAAGPRVGGGAAAVAPEAPRTEWKVKVRSDGTRYVAKRPVRDRLLKARALKIREERSGMTTDDDAVSEMKMGRYWSKEERKQHLIRAREQRKRREFMMQSRLECLREQQNGDSKAELNIIALSHRKTMKKRNKKILDNWITIQEMLAHGTRSADGKRVYNPLLSVTTV, encoded by the exons ATGGGATGTAATATGTGCGTGGTCCAGAAGCCGGAGGAGCAGTACAAAGTGATGCTGCAG GTGAACGGGAAGGAGCTCTCCAAGCTGTCTCAGGAGCAGACCCTGGAGGCCCTGCGCGCCTCCAAGGAGCCCCTGGTGATCCAGGTGCTGAGACGCAGTCCCCGCCTCCGGGGGGATGGCTCCTGCCACGACCTGCAACTGGTGGACAGTGGCACTCAAACGGACATCACCTTCGAGCATATCATGGCGCTGGGCAAGCTGCGCCCACCCACCCCGCCCATGGTCATCCTGGAGCCGTTCGTCCCATCTGAGCT CCCCCCCATCAGTCATGAGTATTATGACCCGGCGGAGTTCATGGAGGGCGGCCCGCAGGAGGCAGACCGGATGGACGAGCTGGAGTACGAG GAGGTGGAGCTGTATAAAAGCAACCACCGGGACAAGCTGGGCCTGATGGTCTGCTACCGCACAGATGAGGAGGAGGACCTGGGCATCTACGTGGGAGAG GTGAATCCCAACAgcattgcagccaaagatggccGGATCCGCGAGGGAGACCGTATCATCCAG ATAAATGGCATGGATGTCCAGAACCGGGAGGAAGCGGTGGccatcctgagtcaggaagaaaacACCAACATCTCCCTACTGGTGGCCCGGCCCGAGAGCCAG CTGGCAAAGCGCTGGAAGGACAGTGACCGGGACGACTTCCTGGATGACTTTGGCTCTGAGAATGAGGGCGACCTGCAGGCGAGGAAGCTGAAATCCCCCCCGGCCCAGCAG CTTGGACATGAAGAGGAAAAAGGGGCCCCCGAGGCGGGCCCAGGCCTGCACAACAGCCAGGAGCTGGACAGTGGGGTGGGCCGGACAGACGAGAGCACCCGCAACGAGGAGAGCTCCGAGCACGACCTGCTGGGGGACGAGCCCCTGAGCACTGCCAACACGCCTGGGCCCTTGCGCAAGTTCGGCCTGCAAGGGGACGCCCTGCAGAGCCGTGACTTCCACTTCAGCATGGACTCCCTGCTGGCCGAGGGCGCGGGGCTGGGCAGCAGTGACGTGCCAGGCCTCACAGACGAGGAGTATGAGCGCTACCGCGAACTGCTGGAGATCAAGTGTCACCTGGAGAATGGCAATCCGCTGGGCCTGCCCTTCCCCCAGGCCGCGGCTGGCCACGGCGCCCTGGACGTCAACCGCAATGAAAGCGCGGGCCACGAGCTGGCTGTGCTGGAGGAGGAGCTGCGGCACCTGGAGTTCAAGTGCCGCAACATCCTGCGGGCTCAGAAGATGCAGCAGCTGCGGGAGCGCTGCATGAAGGCCTGGCTGCTGGAGGAGGAGAGCCTGTACGACCTGGCGGCTGGTGAGCCCAAGAAGCACGAGCTGTCTGACATCTCTGAGCTGCCTGAGAAGTCGGACAAGGACAGCACCAGCGCCTACAACACGGGCGAGAGCTGCCGCAGCACCCCACTGCTGGCCGAGCCCCTGCCCGAGAGCCCCCTGCGGCGGGCGGCCGCAGCGGTGGGCAACTCCAACCTCAACCGGACCCCCTCGGGAGCCCCTGGCGCCGCCCACCCCAAGGCTGCTGCCCCTCCTCTCCCGGGGAGCCCCACCAAGTTCCGATCCCTCTCCCGGGATCCCGACGTGGGCCGGAGACAGCACTCGGCCGAGGAGCGGGTCCGCCACGGCCCCAAAATGGGGGTGGCCCTGGAGCGCGTGGGCCCTGAAGGCAGCCCCTACCTGTCACGGCGCCACCGCAGCCCGGGTCAGGAGGGCAAGCACTACCACAGCTGCCTGCAGCTGGCAGCCCCACGCGGCCTCGAAGACCTGGGCCCCGGCCCCTTGAGTGTGGCTGCTGGCCCCCGGGTGGGAGGGGGGGCCGCGGCTGTGGCCCCTGAAGCGCCCCGCACGGAGTGGAAGGTCAAGGTGCGCAGCGATGGGACCCGCTACGTGGCCAAGCGACCCGTGCGTGACCGCCTCCTGAAAGCCCGGGCCCTGAAGATCCGTGAGGAGCGCAGTGGCATGACCACAGATGACGATGCAGTGAGCGAGATGAAGATGGGCCGCTACTGGAGCAAGGAAGAGCGGAAGCAGCACCTGATCCGGGCCCGGGAGCAGCGGAAGCGGCGCGAGTTCATGATGCAGAGCCGGCTGGAGTGCCTGCGGGAGCAGCAGAATGGAGACAGCAAGGCTGAGCTTAACATCATCGCCCTGAGCCACCGCAAGACCATGAAGAAGCGAAACAAGAAGATCCTGGACAACTGGATCACCATCCAGGAGATGCTGGCCCATGGTACGCGTTCGGCCGATGGCAAGCGGGTCTACAACCCTTTGCTGTCGGTCACCACCGTGTGA